The following coding sequences lie in one Candidatus Hydrogenedentota bacterium genomic window:
- a CDS encoding radical SAM protein: MKRLRVFLAIAAQPVFLLPQVCPPMGLLYLAAYLREKFDADIRIFNQRKENCPIETVAKHAVDFGADVVGISALTPSAHTVPPLTGMIRKGLPDALIVLGGPNVTASGEAAMTGTEADAAVSGEGELAFEAVINAWFDGGRDLSKIPNLMWRAPDGTVVRNPGETPLVKDLDSLPFPAYDLIDLKEYWKFVSLTPIPNRKYVSMFTSRGCPYKCIYCHRVFEKCFRAHSAERVVEEIGRHVKAYGVDTIEILDDVFNLDNRRVVEIAELLNRRNHKLHIAVPSGVRADIFKEETLDALVGAGLDFCAFALESGSPRIQELIGKRLDIPKFLQTAEWAIRRGVFTQCFNMLGFPTETAEEMQQTIDVCINSKVHTASFFTVTPYPGTELHRIAMETMPERMASIDYRDMEFSNVRINLSAVPDSVLFAYQRKAQRSFYMRPSRIWRILRDHPQRASLPRFGMQFLLRANKRLLGGD; this comes from the coding sequence ATGAAACGTCTTCGCGTGTTTCTTGCCATCGCGGCCCAGCCCGTGTTTCTGCTTCCGCAAGTGTGCCCACCGATGGGCCTGCTCTATCTGGCGGCGTATCTGCGCGAGAAATTCGACGCCGACATCCGCATATTCAACCAGCGCAAGGAAAACTGTCCGATCGAGACGGTCGCGAAGCACGCGGTGGACTTCGGCGCGGACGTGGTGGGCATCAGCGCCCTGACGCCCTCGGCGCACACGGTGCCCCCCCTGACGGGCATGATTCGGAAAGGCCTGCCGGACGCCCTGATTGTGCTTGGCGGCCCGAACGTCACGGCCTCGGGCGAGGCCGCGATGACGGGCACGGAGGCGGACGCCGCCGTGTCCGGCGAGGGGGAGCTGGCCTTCGAGGCGGTAATCAACGCCTGGTTCGACGGGGGCAGGGATCTGAGCAAGATACCGAACCTGATGTGGCGCGCCCCGGACGGCACCGTGGTGAGGAATCCCGGCGAGACGCCCCTCGTCAAGGACCTGGACTCGCTTCCTTTTCCGGCCTATGACCTCATAGACCTTAAAGAGTACTGGAAGTTCGTGTCGCTGACGCCGATCCCGAACCGGAAATACGTTTCGATGTTCACAAGCCGGGGCTGCCCCTACAAGTGCATCTATTGCCACCGCGTGTTCGAGAAATGCTTCCGCGCCCATTCAGCCGAACGTGTCGTCGAGGAGATAGGGCGCCATGTCAAGGCCTACGGCGTGGACACGATTGAGATACTTGACGACGTGTTCAATCTTGACAACCGGCGCGTGGTCGAGATTGCCGAACTTTTGAACCGGCGCAACCACAAGCTGCACATCGCGGTGCCCAGCGGCGTCCGCGCGGACATTTTCAAAGAGGAAACGCTTGACGCGCTGGTCGGGGCCGGGCTGGATTTCTGCGCGTTCGCCCTCGAGTCCGGATCGCCCCGCATTCAGGAGCTCATTGGGAAACGGCTGGACATTCCAAAGTTCCTGCAGACCGCGGAATGGGCGATCCGCCGGGGCGTGTTCACCCAGTGCTTCAACATGCTGGGTTTTCCGACGGAGACGGCCGAGGAGATGCAGCAGACCATAGACGTGTGCATCAACTCCAAGGTGCACACCGCCTCCTTCTTCACCGTGACACCGTACCCCGGCACCGAACTTCACCGCATCGCCATGGAGACCATGCCCGAAAGGATGGCCTCCATAGATTACCGTGACATGGAATTTTCCAATGTCCGGATCAACCTGTCGGCGGTTCCGGACAGTGTCCTGTTCGCCTATCAGCGCAAAGCCCAGCGGTCTTTCTACATGCGCCCGTCCCGCATCTGGCGCATCCTTCGCGACCATCCGCAGCGGGCCTCCCTGCCGAGGTTCGGCATGCAGTTTCTGCTGAGGGCGAACAAGCGCCTGCTCGGCGGCGATTAA